A single region of the Acidobacteriota bacterium genome encodes:
- a CDS encoding helix-turn-helix domain-containing protein — protein MRASTDSRHRLFVQAAIDYIADHLAEAVRLEDLARHIGLSPAYLQRLFVAQVGESPARYARRLRLERAAWLLRRPGATVTEVALETGYEAPEAFTRAFRARFRVSPSEYRQGLRARVRESTEAFEVVRRPPSRVACVRVVGHYDEADDAYDHLRHWAEPLGLLERGEFLGIYWDDQTITDPENTRWDAAIEVPDELGRVVGPGIQERHLPGGAYAVVHHRGPASVRETYETWFRDWFPRHGWKPDTRPMIVEFNRAGDWSEASLYVAVTR, from the coding sequence ATGAGAGCCTCGACGGACAGCCGACACCGTCTCTTCGTCCAGGCGGCGATCGACTACATCGCGGATCATCTCGCCGAGGCGGTGCGGCTAGAGGACCTGGCCCGCCACATCGGGCTGTCCCCGGCGTATCTGCAGCGACTCTTCGTTGCGCAGGTGGGGGAGTCGCCGGCCCGTTACGCGCGGCGCCTGCGGCTCGAGCGGGCCGCATGGCTGTTGCGCCGACCGGGAGCGACCGTCACGGAGGTAGCGCTCGAAACGGGTTACGAAGCGCCGGAAGCGTTTACTCGTGCCTTCCGCGCACGGTTCCGAGTCTCACCCAGCGAGTACCGCCAGGGCTTGAGGGCGCGGGTACGCGAGAGCACCGAGGCCTTCGAGGTCGTGCGACGGCCACCCTCCCGGGTTGCCTGCGTGCGCGTCGTGGGGCACTACGACGAAGCGGACGACGCCTACGACCATCTCCGGCACTGGGCTGAGCCGCTTGGCCTTCTCGAGCGCGGGGAATTCCTGGGCATCTACTGGGACGATCAGACGATCACCGATCCTGAGAACACGCGGTGGGACGCGGCGATCGAAGTGCCTGACGAACTGGGGCGTGTGGTCGGCCCGGGCATCCAGGAGCGCCACCTTCCCGGCGGCGCCTACGCCGTGGTGCACCACCGCGGTCCGGCCTCGGTGCGTGAGACCTACGAGACCTGGTTTCGCGACTGGTTTCCCCGGCACGGCTGGAAGCCGGATACCCGACCGATGATCGTCGAGTTCAACCGCGCGGGAGACTGGTCGGAGGCGTCGCTCTACGTTGCCGTGACCCGGTAG
- a CDS encoding aspartyl protease family protein, translated as MKSPTRLALTSVALVAGMATWSCEDEPAPCGELSGTGAEEWNPRLRGDVEAALGPRRQGFQADPNNDEARRGYAEVLFKLGDIWEADEIIAPLGTTTTCHAGDLRLAARTAYLLGDYERAATLNDRLLELADEGSDIHAQALRGLTLAHYQTNDFARARELPAPDTAEGSASLLTFMQAFDGEPYGIEWTGDERVAHLPMTNDITQPGALPHVTLEINGEAVDLILDTGGDRLYLDKGIYERLGPPTLANREARYAYTGGETVEEPLGVAATVTLGDVTLLNVPVIGATWKALGQTSDGVLTTQILRQFLTTVDYDNRRITFRERSEEALAEVMETFGDTPPVEVPFYMTSTHLMFAKGSLNGHPGMNYFLDSGLAASMPLVIVEETVEFLELEKTEIEGTPYYWSPIESHGLDGLPSGPAQALGNVFVESDFFWRFGFMADVLISHQYLWPKGSWTMDFDEMKYYFPGEGS; from the coding sequence ATGAAGAGCCCGACACGGCTTGCGCTCACGAGCGTCGCGCTAGTAGCAGGTATGGCGACCTGGAGCTGCGAAGACGAGCCCGCTCCCTGCGGCGAACTCTCCGGTACGGGTGCGGAGGAGTGGAACCCGAGGCTCCGTGGAGATGTCGAAGCGGCCCTCGGGCCACGCCGGCAGGGCTTCCAGGCAGACCCCAATAACGACGAGGCCCGCCGCGGCTATGCCGAGGTCCTGTTCAAGCTGGGCGACATCTGGGAGGCCGACGAGATCATCGCACCCCTGGGCACGACGACCACGTGCCACGCGGGCGATCTTCGGCTCGCGGCCAGAACGGCATACCTGCTGGGCGACTACGAACGGGCCGCGACCCTGAACGACCGGCTTCTCGAACTCGCCGACGAGGGCTCGGACATCCATGCCCAGGCTCTCCGCGGGCTGACGCTGGCCCACTACCAGACCAACGACTTCGCGAGGGCCCGGGAGCTTCCCGCGCCGGACACGGCGGAAGGTTCGGCCAGCCTGCTCACCTTCATGCAGGCCTTCGACGGCGAGCCCTACGGCATCGAATGGACCGGCGACGAGAGAGTCGCCCACCTGCCGATGACGAACGACATCACGCAACCCGGCGCCCTGCCCCATGTAACCCTCGAGATCAACGGCGAAGCGGTCGACCTGATCCTCGACACCGGCGGCGACCGGCTCTACCTCGACAAGGGCATCTACGAGCGCCTCGGCCCGCCGACCCTCGCCAACCGCGAAGCCCGCTACGCCTACACAGGGGGCGAGACGGTCGAGGAACCGCTAGGGGTCGCGGCAACCGTCACGTTGGGCGACGTGACGCTCTTGAACGTGCCGGTCATCGGCGCGACCTGGAAGGCCCTCGGCCAGACCTCCGACGGCGTGCTGACCACGCAGATCCTCAGGCAGTTCCTGACGACGGTCGACTACGACAACCGGCGCATCACCTTCCGCGAGCGAAGCGAAGAAGCTCTTGCCGAAGTGATGGAGACCTTCGGCGACACACCGCCCGTCGAAGTGCCCTTCTACATGACCAGCACCCACTTGATGTTCGCCAAGGGCAGCCTGAACGGCCACCCTGGAATGAACTACTTCCTGGATTCCGGCCTGGCCGCGAGCATGCCCCTCGTCATCGTCGAGGAGACCGTCGAGTTCCTCGAGCTGGAGAAGACCGAGATCGAGGGCACGCCCTACTACTGGTCGCCGATCGAGTCCCATGGCCTGGACGGTCTGCCCAGCGGTCCGGCGCAAGCGCTCGGCAACGTCTTCGTCGAAAGTGACTTCTTCTGGCGATTCGGCTTCATGGCGGACGTCCTGATCTCGCACCAGTACCTATGGCCCAAGGGGTCGTGGACGATGGACTTCGACGAGATGAAGTACTACTTCCCCGGTGAGGGCTCGTAG
- a CDS encoding PepSY-associated TM helix domain-containing protein → MAVGVTAAVVVLMLAVTGVILTYEVQLNEWALRDYRADPPSPGVAPLGLDDLIARVSGGTSAALVTSAALHRDPREPAVVGLDDGTTVYVDRFTGERLGNGDTRTRRFLRSVMYWHRWFALDGEYRIIGRTVVAVANLGFLFMLVSGIYLWWPSTRSRAAWKHGLWFRPRLRGRARDFNWHKVIGFWSAVPLVIIVFSGATISYQWAADLVHRLAGDTPPFQQSPRPPQPDTWETPSAAPDPATPLVELQALAAKAGAGTPGWRTLTIDLPESIHDPVVVTVDHGTGRQPSKREDLLFDRATGELVGRAGYPTFTRGFKIRRWLRFAHTGEVYGVVGQTIAGVVSLGVAVLVWTGLAMSWRRFFGPAGSGTRRRT, encoded by the coding sequence CTGGCGGTCGGCGTCACCGCCGCCGTCGTTGTCCTCATGCTGGCGGTGACCGGCGTGATCCTCACCTACGAGGTGCAGCTCAACGAGTGGGCGCTGCGCGACTATCGCGCCGACCCGCCCTCCCCGGGCGTGGCGCCGCTCGGGCTCGACGACTTGATCGCGCGCGTCTCCGGTGGGACGTCCGCCGCTCTCGTCACTTCCGCTGCGTTGCACAGGGATCCGCGAGAGCCAGCGGTCGTCGGGCTCGACGATGGAACCACCGTTTATGTCGACCGCTTCACCGGCGAACGGCTGGGCAACGGCGACACGCGGACGCGACGCTTCCTCCGCAGCGTCATGTACTGGCACCGGTGGTTCGCCCTCGACGGGGAGTACCGCATCATCGGTCGGACGGTGGTGGCAGTCGCGAACCTCGGGTTCCTGTTCATGCTCGTCAGCGGGATCTACCTCTGGTGGCCGTCGACCCGCAGCCGCGCCGCCTGGAAACACGGCCTGTGGTTTCGCCCCCGCCTCAGGGGACGGGCGCGCGATTTCAACTGGCACAAGGTGATCGGCTTCTGGTCGGCCGTTCCACTCGTCATCATCGTCTTCAGCGGGGCCACCATCTCGTATCAATGGGCCGCCGACCTCGTCCATCGGCTGGCGGGCGACACGCCACCGTTCCAGCAGTCGCCGCGGCCGCCGCAGCCGGACACGTGGGAGACCCCATCCGCCGCGCCGGACCCGGCCACGCCGCTTGTCGAGCTGCAGGCACTGGCGGCGAAGGCCGGCGCCGGGACGCCCGGATGGCGGACGCTCACGATCGACCTTCCCGAGTCGATTCACGATCCCGTCGTGGTCACCGTCGACCACGGGACGGGCCGCCAGCCGTCGAAGCGCGAGGACCTGCTGTTCGACCGCGCGACCGGCGAGCTGGTCGGGCGCGCCGGCTATCCAACCTTCACGCGCGGCTTCAAGATTCGCCGCTGGTTGCGGTTTGCCCACACCGGAGAGGTGTACGGCGTGGTCGGGCAGACGATCGCCGGCGTCGTGTCCCTGGGCGTCGCCGTCCTGGTCTGGACCGGTCTCGCGATGAGCTGGCGCCGTTTCTTCGGCCCCGCCGGCTCAGGCACGCGGAGGCGGACTTAA
- a CDS encoding PH domain-containing protein yields the protein MTDVAIADPELHTGEEPILREATFNPKVRTYWLLTGALVLTVSIVGIPLLIFWFPIGYALTGRYLERVRCVLTEKNLHVARGVLVRQEKTVPLDKITDLAMSHGPIMRSLGLRGLSVETAGQSGQGSFVKLVGIEGTEEFRAAVLAQRERVGGPGGGLSAASAATAAEGEASVESAKLLSEIRDSLLRIEKRLGDGGGG from the coding sequence ATGACCGACGTCGCCATAGCCGATCCGGAGCTGCACACGGGTGAAGAGCCGATCCTCCGTGAGGCGACCTTCAACCCGAAGGTGCGCACCTACTGGTTGCTGACGGGTGCGCTCGTGTTGACCGTCAGCATCGTCGGGATTCCCCTTCTCATCTTCTGGTTTCCCATCGGCTATGCCCTGACGGGCCGCTACCTGGAGCGTGTTCGCTGCGTGCTGACCGAGAAGAACCTCCACGTCGCGAGGGGCGTGCTGGTGCGGCAGGAGAAGACGGTTCCGCTGGACAAGATCACGGACCTGGCGATGTCACACGGGCCGATCATGAGGTCTCTCGGCCTGCGCGGCCTGTCGGTGGAGACGGCCGGCCAATCCGGTCAGGGCAGCTTCGTCAAGCTGGTCGGCATCGAGGGCACGGAGGAGTTCAGGGCGGCCGTATTGGCGCAGCGCGAGCGGGTCGGAGGACCGGGAGGCGGGTTGTCCGCTGCGTCGGCAGCCACGGCCGCCGAGGGTGAGGCGAGCGTGGAATCGGCGAAGCTGCTGAGCGAGATCAGGGACTCGCTACTGCGGATCGAGAAGCGGTTGGGCGACGGCGGCGGAGGATAG
- a CDS encoding Xaa-Pro peptidase family protein, whose translation MAAAQRATYPSEEFAERRARLCERLDGGAVLLFAETMPRYGARFRQDHDFFYLTGYEGRNAVLLLEVDGCEARLYLPHQGDREKFIDGPNWLYAPEKAKGSGFDVDHLAYLPEHLARRRGRMPGKAGKLLWMRLGERDELDLARSEKGLYLGRREQNPWGGQPTEQAHQIATIRSRYPYAELRDLTPHLDRLRMIKTPREIEVLRRAGRVSADGIAAAIRATRVGGWEYELEAAAKHVFLKHGAEMEAYPAIVGSGPNGLIWHWVKNDRQLQDGDLVVMDYGASFAYMTMDITRTWPVTGKFDEVQERAYRAVLEAQKAIIAAMRPGVTRRETTAICREIYDRWGFEDKPAHGAGHFVGLSVHDVGDSSLPFEPGMVIAVEPILEIPERNIHIRIEDTVLITEGEPEILSAAVPKEVDELLALVGTAR comes from the coding sequence GTGGCAGCGGCCCAGCGCGCCACCTACCCGTCTGAAGAGTTCGCCGAACGGCGAGCGCGCCTCTGCGAGCGTCTCGACGGCGGCGCGGTGCTCCTGTTCGCGGAGACGATGCCCCGCTACGGCGCCCGCTTCCGGCAGGACCACGACTTCTTCTACCTGACCGGATACGAGGGCCGAAACGCCGTCCTGTTGCTTGAGGTCGACGGCTGCGAGGCCCGGCTCTACCTGCCCCACCAGGGCGACCGGGAGAAGTTCATCGACGGCCCGAACTGGCTCTATGCCCCCGAGAAGGCCAAGGGCAGCGGCTTCGATGTCGACCACCTCGCCTACCTGCCCGAGCACCTGGCCCGACGCCGTGGACGGATGCCGGGAAAGGCCGGGAAGCTCCTCTGGATGCGTCTGGGCGAGCGCGACGAACTCGACCTCGCCCGCAGCGAGAAGGGCCTCTACCTCGGGCGTCGCGAGCAGAACCCCTGGGGAGGCCAACCGACCGAGCAGGCCCACCAGATCGCGACGATCCGCAGCCGCTACCCCTACGCGGAACTGCGCGACCTGACGCCGCACCTCGACCGCCTGCGGATGATCAAGACGCCGCGCGAGATCGAGGTCCTGCGCCGCGCCGGGAGGGTGAGCGCCGACGGCATCGCGGCGGCCATCCGGGCCACCCGCGTCGGCGGCTGGGAGTACGAACTGGAGGCCGCCGCCAAGCATGTGTTCCTGAAGCACGGCGCCGAGATGGAGGCCTACCCCGCGATCGTCGGTTCAGGTCCCAACGGCTTGATCTGGCACTGGGTGAAGAACGACCGGCAACTACAGGACGGCGACCTGGTCGTCATGGACTACGGCGCCTCCTTCGCCTACATGACGATGGACATCACCCGCACCTGGCCGGTCACGGGCAAGTTCGACGAGGTCCAGGAGCGCGCCTACCGCGCTGTGCTGGAAGCCCAGAAGGCGATCATCGCCGCCATGCGCCCCGGCGTGACGCGCCGGGAAACCACCGCGATCTGCCGAGAGATCTACGACCGCTGGGGCTTCGAGGACAAGCCCGCCCACGGCGCCGGCCATTTCGTCGGCCTCTCGGTCCACGACGTCGGCGACAGCTCCCTGCCCTTCGAGCCGGGCATGGTGATCGCCGTCGAGCCGATCCTCGAGATCCCCGAGCGCAACATCCACATCCGTATCGAGGACACGGTGCTGATCACCGAAGGCGAACCGGAGATTCTGAGTGCTGCCGTGCCGAAGGAAGTCGACGAGTTGCTCGCCCTGGTCGGGACCGCTCGCTAA
- a CDS encoding galactose mutarotase, whose protein sequence is MAALLEIVQVTRRPWGEVDGREVEIFRLASGTGLQAEIAELGGAIVSLTAQGRDGEFADVVLGFDDLASYLADTNPYFGVVVGRYANRIAGGRFTLDGETYALPQNDGENSLHGGVRGLSRVVWEGEPFENSDGAGVVLRYRSPDGEEGYPGNVDFRVRYLLTSVGDLRIEAEAVTDEPTVVNLSFHSYFNLKGEGEGDILDHELLLNSEQYTPVDATLIPTGEIASSEGTPMDFRTAAAIGDRIDDDFDQLRFGGGYDHNWVLRPAEDDSEMRLAAMVVEPASGRKLIVKTTAPGLQVYTGNFLDGTLVGKSGRPYVHRGGLCLETQHFPDSPNQPGFPSTVLRPGHTYRQVTEYQFLTGGSMLERE, encoded by the coding sequence ATGGCCGCTCTGCTTGAGATCGTGCAGGTGACCCGGCGCCCGTGGGGCGAAGTCGATGGGAGGGAGGTCGAGATCTTCCGTCTCGCATCGGGGACGGGGCTTCAGGCCGAGATCGCCGAACTCGGCGGCGCGATCGTGTCCCTGACGGCCCAGGGCCGCGACGGAGAGTTCGCCGACGTCGTGCTCGGCTTCGACGACCTCGCTTCGTATCTCGCCGACACGAACCCCTACTTCGGCGTTGTCGTCGGGCGCTACGCGAATCGCATCGCCGGGGGCCGCTTCACTCTCGACGGCGAGACCTACGCGTTGCCGCAAAACGACGGGGAGAACAGCCTCCACGGCGGTGTCCGAGGGCTCAGCCGTGTGGTCTGGGAGGGCGAACCGTTCGAGAACAGCGACGGGGCGGGCGTCGTGCTCCGGTACCGAAGTCCCGATGGCGAGGAAGGCTACCCGGGCAACGTGGACTTTCGGGTGCGCTATCTGTTGACGTCGGTCGGCGACCTTCGGATCGAAGCGGAGGCGGTGACCGACGAGCCCACCGTCGTCAACCTGTCCTTCCACTCCTACTTCAACCTGAAGGGGGAGGGCGAGGGCGACATCCTGGACCACGAACTCCTGCTCAACAGCGAGCAGTACACGCCCGTTGACGCCACGTTGATTCCGACTGGCGAGATCGCGTCCAGCGAAGGCACGCCGATGGACTTCCGGACCGCGGCGGCGATCGGTGACCGGATCGACGACGACTTCGATCAACTTCGCTTCGGCGGCGGCTACGACCACAACTGGGTGCTGCGACCGGCGGAGGACGACAGCGAAATGCGTCTGGCGGCCATGGTCGTGGAACCGGCGAGTGGCCGGAAGCTGATCGTGAAGACGACGGCCCCGGGGCTGCAGGTCTACACCGGTAACTTCCTCGACGGCACGCTGGTCGGAAAGAGCGGTCGCCCATATGTTCACCGAGGCGGCCTGTGCCTTGAGACCCAGCACTTTCCCGACTCTCCGAACCAGCCGGGGTTTCCCAGCACGGTGTTGCGGCCGGGCCACACCTACCGGCAGGTGACGGAGTACCAGTTTCTGACGGGTGGATCGATGCTGGAGCGGGAGTAG
- a CDS encoding NADP-dependent oxidoreductase gives MTENRQIIIDSLPTDRLEPGNYALRTAEAPAPGDGEVLCRTLAITIGAGQRAGLQGSASYAGAPRAGIVMSGTAVARVEASNDDAIPVGSLVVCPAGWQDYSVHAAAKVRVVDESDGGGDPAHHLGVYGTNGLTAYFGLFDVGGPKEGQTVLVSAAAGSVGHLVGQMAKIVGCSVVGVAGGEAKCRLLTEELGFDAAVDYKSPDFRGDFKEATPDRIDIYFDNTGGEVLGSALRRMKVGGRIVCCGVVSQYDTSKPAPGPFGVPGLLINFRVRMEGFLVFDYAKRYPEAWTRMREWVEAGRLVPKQDVFEGLEKAPEAFVDLLAGGNVGTRIVRVAS, from the coding sequence ATGACCGAGAACCGCCAGATCATCATCGACTCGCTGCCGACGGACCGGCTCGAGCCCGGCAACTACGCACTCCGGACCGCCGAGGCGCCGGCGCCGGGCGACGGAGAGGTGCTGTGCCGCACGCTCGCGATCACGATCGGAGCAGGCCAGCGGGCGGGTCTCCAGGGCAGTGCGAGTTACGCCGGGGCGCCGCGTGCCGGCATCGTGATGAGCGGCACGGCGGTAGCCCGTGTCGAGGCGTCGAACGACGACGCGATTCCGGTCGGTTCGCTTGTCGTCTGCCCGGCCGGCTGGCAGGACTACTCGGTCCACGCGGCGGCGAAAGTGCGCGTCGTCGACGAGAGCGATGGCGGCGGCGATCCGGCCCACCATCTCGGCGTTTACGGGACGAACGGGTTGACGGCCTACTTCGGGCTTTTCGACGTCGGCGGGCCGAAGGAAGGCCAGACCGTCCTCGTCTCGGCGGCCGCCGGGTCGGTCGGGCACCTGGTCGGCCAGATGGCGAAGATCGTCGGTTGCAGCGTCGTCGGCGTCGCCGGCGGCGAGGCGAAGTGCCGCCTGCTCACGGAGGAACTCGGCTTCGACGCCGCCGTCGACTACAAGAGTCCGGACTTCCGGGGCGACTTCAAGGAGGCGACGCCCGATCGCATCGACATCTACTTCGACAACACCGGCGGCGAGGTCCTTGGCAGCGCGCTGCGGCGGATGAAGGTCGGCGGCCGCATCGTCTGCTGCGGCGTCGTCTCCCAGTACGACACGTCCAAGCCGGCGCCGGGGCCGTTTGGCGTCCCGGGCCTGCTGATCAACTTCCGGGTTCGCATGGAGGGCTTCCTCGTCTTCGACTACGCGAAGCGCTATCCGGAGGCCTGGACCCGGATGCGCGAATGGGTCGAGGCCGGCAGACTGGTGCCGAAGCAGGATGTCTTCGAAGGCCTGGAGAAGGCGCCGGAGGCGTTCGTCGACCTGCTGGCGGGCGGCAACGTGGGAACGCGGATCGTGCGCGTCGCGTCGTGA
- a CDS encoding membrane dipeptidase, which translates to MDRRAFLTVALVGALALGCAAGPPGENGVDADPSSEALLEQARAIHERVLVLDAHADTELPDAPSPYVGDDGLSQVDPAKLHAGGVDAVVMSVAVGSGPRTAEGYAAARSRADEEVAAVLELAADPANNAVVARSVDEIVAAHEQGKAALILGFQNAMILGTDVAALDDFYGEGARVFALTHLGNNDFADSSRPVFDAATGTHEGAEHGGLSALGVAAIERINALGGVVDVSQLSRDAVLQVLQVSTAPVIASHSNARQLTDVSRNLSDEEIDGIGAIGGVIHVCPFRGYLYDSSDAALDEAIREARREAGVLEDYLYPFELYWEIDDPAARSVFTQSISDLLGPGSVDSMLDHLDYIVDRIGVDHVGIGSDFNHGGGVEGFADASEALGVTFGLLERGYSEEDIGKIWGGNFLRVMRAAEAARASAE; encoded by the coding sequence ATGGATCGAAGAGCATTCCTGACTGTCGCACTCGTCGGTGCTCTGGCGCTCGGGTGCGCCGCCGGTCCTCCAGGTGAGAACGGTGTGGACGCCGACCCATCGTCCGAGGCGCTTCTCGAACAGGCTCGCGCCATTCATGAGCGCGTACTGGTCCTCGATGCCCACGCGGACACAGAGCTTCCGGACGCGCCGTCCCCCTACGTCGGGGACGATGGGCTATCCCAGGTCGATCCGGCCAAGCTCCACGCGGGCGGCGTCGATGCGGTCGTCATGTCCGTCGCGGTCGGTTCGGGACCGCGCACGGCGGAGGGCTACGCCGCCGCCCGGTCAAGAGCCGACGAGGAGGTCGCGGCGGTGCTCGAGTTGGCGGCGGACCCGGCGAACAACGCGGTCGTCGCCCGGTCAGTCGATGAGATCGTCGCTGCCCATGAGCAAGGCAAGGCGGCGCTCATCCTCGGCTTCCAGAACGCCATGATCCTGGGCACCGATGTCGCGGCGCTGGACGACTTCTACGGTGAAGGCGCGCGCGTGTTTGCGCTTACGCACCTGGGCAACAACGACTTCGCCGACTCGTCGCGGCCGGTCTTCGACGCGGCGACGGGGACGCACGAAGGGGCCGAGCACGGCGGGCTGTCCGCCCTTGGGGTCGCGGCCATCGAGCGGATCAATGCTCTGGGCGGAGTCGTCGACGTGTCCCAGTTGTCGCGGGACGCGGTGCTGCAGGTGCTGCAGGTCTCGACGGCGCCGGTCATCGCGAGTCACTCGAACGCCAGGCAGCTCACCGACGTCAGCCGCAACCTGAGCGACGAGGAGATCGACGGCATCGGCGCGATCGGCGGCGTCATCCACGTCTGCCCGTTCCGGGGCTATCTCTACGACTCGAGCGATGCCGCGCTGGACGAGGCGATCCGGGAGGCCCGGCGCGAGGCGGGAGTGCTCGAGGACTACCTGTATCCCTTCGAGCTTTACTGGGAGATCGACGACCCGGCAGCCCGCTCGGTCTTCACGCAGTCGATCAGCGACCTCCTCGGGCCCGGCAGCGTCGACTCGATGCTCGACCATCTCGACTACATCGTCGACCGGATCGGCGTGGACCACGTCGGCATCGGGTCCGACTTCAACCACGGCGGCGGCGTCGAGGGTTTCGCCGACGCCAGCGAAGCTCTGGGCGTGACCTTCGGCCTGCTCGAGCGTGGCTACAGCGAGGAAGACATCGGGAAGATCTGGGGCGGCAACTTCCTGCGGGTGATGCGCGCGGCGGAGGCCGCGAGAGCGTCGGCCGAGTAG
- a CDS encoding fumarate hydratase has translation MPDFHHQHTFEHGGDEPEYRLLTSDHVRVESAGGRETLRIDPEALRLIARDAMDDIAHLLRASHLEQLRRVMDDPESSSNDRFVAMELLKNANIAAGRVLPGCQDTGTAIVLGYKGQDVYTDFDDEEELCRGIFDAYQERNLRYSQMAPLSMFEEKNTGTNLPAQVDLYAARGDEYRFLFIAKGGGSANKCFLYQETKAILNPISLMNFVDEKLRTLGTSACPPYHIALVVGGTSAEATMKTLKLATCHALDDLPTSGNERGRAFRDLEMEERIFDLCTRIGIGAQFGGKYFAHDVRVIRLPRHGASLPVGLGVSCSADRQILGRINRDGVFLEQLEENPARYLPDIDEDELSGQVVAIDLNRPMDEIRAELSKYPVATRLVLTGPMVVARDIAHARLKELLDRGEDLPQYFKDQPVYYAGPAKKPKGKASGSFGPTTAGRMDPYVDLFQSHGGSMVMLAKGNRSPEVRRACEKHGGFYLGSIGGPAAALAEQSIRRVELREFEDLGMEAIWQIEVENFPAFIVIDDKGNDFFAPFAKTRAVAIGGGRKN, from the coding sequence ATGCCTGACTTTCACCACCAGCACACGTTCGAACACGGCGGCGACGAGCCGGAGTACCGGCTGCTGACCTCGGACCACGTCCGCGTCGAGTCCGCCGGCGGCCGCGAGACCCTCCGCATCGATCCCGAGGCGCTGCGGCTGATCGCACGCGACGCGATGGACGACATCGCCCACCTGCTACGGGCCAGCCACCTGGAGCAGTTGCGTCGCGTGATGGACGACCCGGAGTCGTCCTCGAACGACCGCTTCGTGGCGATGGAGCTGCTCAAGAACGCGAACATCGCCGCCGGCCGGGTGCTCCCCGGCTGCCAGGACACCGGCACCGCGATCGTTCTCGGCTACAAGGGCCAGGACGTCTACACGGACTTCGACGACGAGGAGGAACTCTGCCGGGGCATCTTCGACGCCTACCAGGAGCGCAACCTGCGCTACTCCCAGATGGCGCCGCTGTCGATGTTCGAAGAGAAGAACACCGGCACGAACCTCCCCGCCCAGGTCGACCTCTACGCGGCGCGCGGCGACGAGTATCGCTTCCTGTTCATCGCCAAGGGCGGCGGCTCGGCGAACAAGTGCTTCCTGTACCAGGAGACGAAGGCGATCCTGAACCCGATCTCGCTGATGAACTTCGTCGACGAGAAGCTCCGCACTCTCGGCACGTCGGCTTGCCCGCCCTACCACATCGCCCTGGTCGTCGGCGGCACCTCGGCCGAGGCAACGATGAAGACACTGAAGCTCGCGACCTGCCACGCGCTGGACGACCTGCCGACGAGCGGCAACGAGCGCGGCCGCGCCTTCCGCGACCTGGAGATGGAGGAGCGGATCTTCGACCTCTGCACCCGGATCGGGATCGGCGCCCAGTTCGGCGGCAAGTACTTCGCCCACGACGTGCGGGTCATCCGCCTGCCGCGCCACGGCGCTTCGCTCCCCGTCGGCCTCGGTGTGTCCTGCTCGGCCGACCGCCAGATCCTGGGCCGGATCAACCGCGACGGTGTCTTCCTGGAGCAGCTCGAGGAGAACCCGGCCAGGTACCTGCCCGACATCGACGAGGACGAACTCAGCGGCCAGGTCGTCGCAATCGACCTGAACCGGCCGATGGACGAGATCCGGGCCGAGCTGTCGAAGTACCCGGTCGCCACGCGGCTGGTCCTCACCGGCCCCATGGTCGTCGCCCGCGACATCGCCCACGCCCGACTCAAGGAACTCCTCGACCGTGGCGAGGACTTGCCTCAGTACTTCAAGGATCAGCCGGTCTACTACGCCGGTCCCGCGAAGAAACCCAAAGGCAAGGCGTCCGGCTCCTTCGGTCCGACGACCGCGGGGCGGATGGACCCCTACGTCGACCTGTTCCAGAGCCATGGCGGCAGCATGGTCATGCTGGCCAAGGGCAACCGCTCGCCCGAAGTCCGCCGCGCCTGCGAGAAGCACGGCGGCTTCTATCTCGGCTCGATCGGCGGTCCGGCGGCCGCCCTCGCCGAACAGAGCATTCGCAGGGTCGAGTTGCGGGAGTTCGAGGATCTCGGCATGGAGGCCATCTGGCAGATCGAGGTCGAGAACTTCCCCGCTTTCATCGTGATCGACGACAAGGGGAACGACTTCTTCGCTCCGTTCGCCAAAACACGAGCTGTCGCGATCGGAGGCGGAAGAAAAAACTAG